AAAAGTTCAGCAATTCCTGGCTTGGGTTCAACAGAAGACCTGTTCAGTTAATGCTCCCTATAAGCTGGCTGCTATTCGAGCATTCTACTTTAACCCCGCCCTCGACCTCGCCCTCGCCCGCAACAGCGACCTCGCCAGCGACCTCGCCAGCGACCTCGACCTCGACCTCGCCAGCGACCTCGACCTCGCTAGCACCCGCGCCCTCGCCCTCGCCCTCGCCCTCGACCGCAACCCCGCCCTCGCCCGCGCCCTCGACCGCGCCAGCAACCACGACCTCGCCCTCGCCCTTGCCAGCGACCGCACCCTTGCCAGCACCCGCGACCTTGTCAGCGCCCTCGCCCGCGCCAGCGACCGCACCCTTGCCCTCGACCTCGACCTCGACCGCACCCTTGCCCGCGCCCTCGACCGCGACCGCGCCCGCGCCCGCGCCCGCGCCAGCACCCGCGCCCGCGCCCTCGACCGCGCCCGTGGCCTCGCCAGCGACCACGATCCTGCGCTCAAGCAATCCCTTGAGGAGCTTAAAGATCAGCTTCCAGATCTCGATAAAGATTGGGAGTTTGCCCAGCAATGGTGGCGGATTAACGGTTCAGCCTGGACAGCGAAATTGAGACCTGTGCTCATCAAGCATCGTAATATTGGACATGATTGGCAGTTCAGTGATGATCAGATAAAACAACTTCAGCAATACTCCGAGGCCAACAAATTACTAGTTGAGTGCCTTAACAGTGATTGCTACGTCAGCCGAAAAGTTCGTGAGGAAATCGAAGCCAGTTTGCTACTTCCCATAGAAGAGATCAAGCGTCGCTTTCCCAACCAACTGAACCACTTTAGCGCCTCTTAACATGCTATTCGTTGCTGTAGATCGTCATAGCCTTAACCATCAGCATCCTACTCCGTCTCCTTCTACGTCCAAACAATCCGATCAAACCTAGCCGGATTGGCCGCCGTATACCGCACCGTATGCTGAATATTCTTATGTCCTAAATACTCTTGGATATCCCTGGTTGGCAATCCCTGCTCTGCCAGATAATAGCCATTTTATGGACAGTTACTCTAAAATGGCTCTATGTCCCCCCCCACAGAGCTTTCCAGACAACCCAATCTCACCTACCGCAGTCGTGAGTACCTGCCCCCAAGAGAAGTGCAGCGGCTACTTGAGGCGGCAGGCCAACGCGGTAGACATCCCTTGCGCGATCGCACGCTCCTTTTACTGATGTTTCGTCATGGGTTGCGAGTGGGAGAAGCTTGTTTGCTGAAGTGGGATGCGGTGATGCTTGAGGAGCGCTGTATTGCGATTACTCGCCTCAAAGGCAGCAATAGCGGGGTGCATCGCTTACAACCGGATGAGCTGGAAGCATTGGTGTTGCTGCGAGAACTTTACTCGGGTAGCTATGCTCTGTTTGTAAATGAACGAGGAGCCAAGCTGACGACGGGGGCGATCTCCAAGATGATGAAGCGCTCTGGAGAGTTGGCGGATCTCCCTTTGCCGGTGCATCCACATATGTTGCGTCATTCTTGTGGCTATTTTATGGACAGTTTACCGATAAAAAGCTGACTGTCAAACTGAAATCGCGCAGGACCGAACTCAACCTGTTAAATAACTCCAGCAGTTTATTGCTTAGGTTAGGGCGATTGCTCTATTTCGCTCGAAATTATGCCCTCCCCAGAACCAAGCGTGGTAGTGTTGAACCTTGCCTGTCCGCTGCCAATTAGTCAATGATGAAGTGCTTGTTTCAGCGGGACTACCAGGAGATCCACCTCTCCTATCTCCCCAAGGGCTACTAGGATTATTTCTCCGCTCTATCACGCCCACATCTGGTTCCAAATCTTCAAATTCCCAGAACTAGAATCGCTTACTTCCGCAGGGTGACGACGAGTAGTCATAGTTTGTATCTTCAGCGATCGCTCTTTTTGGAGAGGGGCGATCGCCGGAGGGTCGAATTACTGTATTGGCCTAGTTTCAATGTAAAAAGGAAAAACTTTAAGCCTTAGTGAGCCTCTGTGAGTAAATGGGCCTTTTGAAAGAAGTGAATTATTCCTTTCAAAAACTTGGAACCTGCATAACCGATGCTATAGAGCCAAAACTGTTCCATGCTAAGCCTCATTGAACTTGACATAGCTGTATCAAATCACACATGGCGTTGATTATAAGTGCCAAAGTGTTCGATGGTAAGCATCTACCTTGAGCACTTGTAATGACTAAGACCTTCAATTTTTGTTCAGTTGCAGTACTAAAATATGTTGCCTTAGCTACCGTTGGCGTCTTTAGTAGCGTGGGGTTAGTTTTAGCCCTATCAATTCCTTCGCTAGCCACCACTGCAAGCGACTTAGATGGTGACGGCAAATCGGATATTCTATGGCGTCATGCTGTAAGTGGTTCTGTCGGTGCTTGGCTGATGAACGGCCTCAGTCGCAGAGAGGCGCGTGAAATTGCTGTTGAGCCAGACCAGAACTGGAAAGTTGTTGGAGTTGGTGACTTAGATGGTGACGGCAAATCAGATGTTCTATGGCGTCATGCTGTAAGTGGTTCTGTTGATGGTTGGTTGATGAATGGTTTCAGCCGCAAAAGCGCAGGTACGATTCTTGTTGAGCAGGACCAGAACTGGAAAGTTGTTGGAGTTGGTGACTTAGATGGTGATGGTAAATCGGATGTTCTATGGCGTCATGCTGTAAGTGGTTCTGTCGGTGCTTGGCTGATGAACGGCCTCAGTCGCAGAGAGGCGCGTGAAATTGCTGTTGAGCCAGACCAGAACTGGAAAGTTGTTGGAGTTGGTGACTTAGATGGTGACGGCAAATCAGATGTTCTATGGCGTCATGCTGTAAGTGGTTCTGTTGATGGTTGGTTGATGAATGGTTTCAGCCGCAAAAGCGCAGGTACGATTCTTGTTGAGCAGGACCAGAACTGGAAGGTCTTACCCTCACGCAGCGATACTGGACAGATTGGTCTTCCTTTCGCCAATAACCAAACTTGGTATGTTTGTCAAGGTTATCAAGGATATATATCACATCAAAGCACGTTTGGATTAGACCTTTCAGTAGCTAAAGATTTCGGAACGAACTCTTGTTATGCTGCGGATGGAAATGTTAACAAGTCTGCTGGTCAACCGATTTTAGCACCTGCTGCTGGCACAATTTCTTACATCAATTCAGATTTAGTATGCTTACAAATTGCTCCAGATCGGAGTCTTTTAATTGGTCATATGGATCGTCGTGTTTCTAACGGAGCTGTAGTAACTCAAAACAGCTTGTTAGGAACTGTATCTCAGGCAGCAGATGCAAATGGAGGGTTTGCTCATATTCACGTTGAAGCTCGTAAACATCCCACTTGTGCTCCAGGCACTTCAGTTCCATTGACCTCTGTTAATGGATTCCAGTTTGATGGAGTTGAGAATTTACCAGATCTGACAGAGCGCAATGACTACTTTAAGAAGTCATTAACAAAACCTTACTAATTCTACTTAGCTGATAAGGTCTCAAAAAGACGAAAAATAGCAGACTATTACCCAAAGCCTCAGCGTAATAGTCTGCCAACTACAAGCTATTTTTCGCCATTCCTTAGTGAAGAATATTCCTTAAATAAGCATCAAAACTAAAATCGTTTGCTTCCGCAGAGTAATGATGAGTACGAATAAGTTAGATTCCTGGCGATCGCTGTCATTCATTCAATCAAGTCAAAAAATTCTACAAAGCCTCTATCTACCTAAAGTAGGAAAATAGTGGGCGATCGCTTGTACTATGCATTAACATAAGCGTTATGTTCATAACACCATTTCTTGAATAGCACTGGCTGTTTACTCGGAGGATAGCTTGCCACTAGAGGATGGTGCTAAAAGCTTGTAATTAGGAAGCTGTTCATGAGTAACTCCAAGTTTCAACAATTGGTAGAGATGCGAAAGCTAGATTACCAAGAAACCTACACTTATGTAGACACGATTTTTGCGATTATTACAGAATTTAATAGACGCTTCGGTGATTATCTAAATTGTCCTTCTGGGGCGATCGATATTGTTGAATTTCATTCAGATACTGGAGAGGTACAAAAAGAAGGCTACTGGCGCGATCGGATTAAAATTGATGATGATTGCTTCTTCAGATTTAGATTAATGATTTCGCTTCATGAGGTAAATGAACAGTTTGCTGGATTTAATACAAATAACTCTGGCAAACATTTCTTTGAGATAGGATTAGCACCTCCCTCAGGAATGATTTTTGGCTTGGGGATAAAGTTAAAAGATGAGCAAGAATGTACTATCAAGATTTTGAACCCCCCAAAAAACTCTCCTGAAAAGGTCTTCACCATTAACCTCCAGCAAGAAAATCTATTTCATGAAGTTTTTGAATTTCTTTACCAAGAGATGAGAAAGTCTATGGAGCATGGGCTTCAAGGTAGAATCGACAGGCTGACAAATCAGGGAAGTGAAGCTGAAAATCAGTTTGGCTTTGCTATGCCAGTTGATTAATCAAAGTATGGCAATCGGTCATTCTAATGATGGCATCATTTTGGGCTTCTACAGATATTGCTCTTCCAAGCGATAAAGTAACTCTTAGAAGTTCTTCTGAGAAAACTATAGTAACCGTCGAATCACAGCGTTTTGGCCTTAAAACACTTGAAATAGAAGGGAAACTTCTTCTATGTGAGGAAACTGCCAAGGCTGCTTATTTGGCAGCCTTGGGATTTCAAGATGATGCTTCTGTTTCTGTCATAGTCACTTCAGTAATCCAGTACAACAATGATGACGATGAAGATGATAGATTTTAGTGGCAAAGAGATTAAGAGTGATCACCTTCACTCAGAATCAGCATAGTTAATTTAGTTGTTTAGGTACTTAAAGCAATATGAGGCGTTTTTGGCCCTCCTTCTTTAGAAAGGCTCCTCAACAGCAAAGTAATCAAAAACCAGCTGTTGAAAATAGGGGACGATCAAATGATCTTTACATCACAGATTCTCCGGTTAGTCGGCCAGAACAAGACAGATTCAATCGTTGGTCATTCTCCGAAAGAGTTGCTCAAACTATTACCTCTCGCAGCGACCCGAGCAGCATTGTAATAGGAATTTACGGGCCTTGGGGCGATGGTAAGACAACAGTTCTTAATTTTATTGAGCAATATCTGCAAGGAAATTCAAATATTATTTGCGTCAAGTTTAATCCTTGGCGATTCACTGATGAAACCAGCTTGATTAAAGGATTTTTTCAAGACTTGGCAAAGGCTATTGGTAAATCTATAAGCTCTGATTCTGAAAAAATTGGTGAATGGCTTGATAAGTATTCTATAGCCCTAACATCATTTAATGTGACTTTCGCTGGTGCTGTTCAAGTTAATGCTGGTCAAGGTTTTCAAGGTCTCGGTAAAAGCCTCTCCTCTGTTGACTTACAGGATTTGAAGCAAAGAGTAGAATTGCATCTAAAAAATGAGAGAAAACGTGTCGTTATTCTCATGGATGATATCGATAGATTAGATAAAAATGAAATTCAGACTGTATTTAAATTAGTTAAGCTATCAGCAGATTTTGATTATACTGCTTATATTTTAGCTTTCGATGAAGCAATGGTTGCTGCTGCACTTAGCGAGAAGTATGGTTCTGGAGATATTAAGGCAGGAAGGAATTTTTTAGAAAAAATAATTCAAGTTCCATTGAATTTGCCAAAGGCTGATAGAGTAGCTCTGCTTGAATACTGCATTGAAGGTATTCAGGAGGTTTTAAGTGATCTAAATATTCAAATTTCTGAAGAGCAATTTCGCTACTACTTTTTGAAAAAGTTTGTTGATGGTTTAGAGATACAGCTTAAAACGCCAAGAATGGTCAAGCGTTATATAAATGCTCTTGCATTTTCATTACCTATTTTAAAGGGAGAAGTAAATTTATTGGATTTAATGCTGGTTGAAGGGATGAGGATCTTCTACCCAGCGCTATATGAGATTGTGAGAAATAATTCTGATATTTTTGCAGGATCACCATTTAGTTACTATAACAATCAAGAATTCCAACAACGTACTCTTAATCTTATTGATGTAGGAACTCAAGGGTTAAATACTGATGAAGCAATGTCTGCAAAGGACTTACTGAAGGCTTTGTTTCCTCACATGAATCGTTCTGGAGTACTTGGTAATGTGGATTATATTTCTAGCTGGAAAGAGGAATATGATAGGGAGCAACGCGTTGCCTCTATTCATTATTTCAGTAGGTTTTTTTCGTATTCAGTATCTAGCAATGACGTATCAGACCAAGAAATAGCTGCTTTTCTATCTCAAATTGAAAATAACTCTATTGAAGAAATTGTAACTAATATACGAAGAATTATTGGCGACCGTAGAGCGAATGCATTTATATTAAAAGCTCGTGATAAGTCTAAACAGCTATCTTCTCTAGCTTCTCAGAAACTTGCTTTGGCAATTTCTATGATTGGAGATGTTTTCTCGGGTGATAGAGATCTTATAATCAGTTCCTTCTCTAAAGTCGGGATGGTTGTTAATGAACTTGTTAAAAATATTGATGTGCATGAAATTCGTTTAGATGTCGCGAAGAAGATAATATCTCAAGCTAGTCCTATAGAATTTGCTTTAGAGTGTTTTTATTGGTTAACTCCTTCAAAGCAAAGTGGGGAAGAAGATAGCGCCTTTTCCGTCGAACAGCGTCACGTTTTAGCTAAATTTCTTATTCAAGAAATTATAAAGCTTTCATGTAACGCTCCTATCTATATTAAATTTCCTGAGGACGCTCGCACAATAATTTATGTTTGGGAGCACTGGGTTTCTATTGAAGAAGCTAGCCAGTATCTTATAAAGACTTTAGACCAAGACCCTCAAAATTCTGTTGAGCTTCTTAAGTGCTATGTGCCAACAAAATGGAGCTCGGCATTTTATGGGGCTCGCAAGGGTGATTTCGAACGAAGTCAATATGATGACTTGTCAAAGCTTGTAGACCCTAGCTTTATATATGAATTAATTTACAGCGTTTATGGCGCTGTTTTGGATAACCCTAAATATGATTCAAACGAATCCCAACGCTCGTTTGATGAAAAAGTTGTAAATCAATTTGCTTATATTCATCAAGCCGTCCTTAAAAGTAAGGATAGGTAGTGATAAGTTATACCTCTACTAGGGTATAGATGGTTGCTAACTCTTTGTCTGTCACATTGTGCTTCAAACGGGGATAAGCCGTATCTTGAAGGCTGGGCATCTTGTTCACTCCTCACATGCAGCAAAGAGGAGACTAGGGGTAAAGGTAGCGAAGATACCGTTGGCGAATTCATCAGAGAAAAATCTATGCAACTCGAGACTTAAGCTCCAGGAATCGAGAGGTACGAGGTTTCGCGAAGGGGATTCCTGAGAGCCAAGCATCCAGACGAATCAAATTGAGAGCAACTACGCTCAGGATGTGCTGAAGATGTGTCTTCGCTAATCCCACGTAGCGAGACTGTCGGAGACCTGAGCGCCTCACTCCCTGTGATAACGTTCCCTCAATTCCCGCTCGCTGTTACTATATTTTCAACAAAAATCCTGAATTTGAGCGGTTTACAAATCACCCTAAATTTTGCAAACGAGCAGTTGCAACTGCTCAACTTGTTTTTGAAACAAGACCTCGGTTCATTCACAAAGCACGGGCTACGAGCTTCCCAGGAAATGAGAAGAAGTCGCGATCGCCCGCCAGTCTTCCCAAACCTCAGAGCCATGACGCAGTACTCCAATGGAACCGGAGGGTAAACCTGTTACCTGGCTATCCGAAGACGTGAAGTACTCGATCAAACCCGCCGCATAGGCTTTGTGGTACCAAATATTGAACTCCGTTGTCACACTCTTGGCACTCTGAGCTGGTTTCCATCGCTCTCGGATCGCATCCACTAATAACCCGGCCGGATTCTTCACCTCGCCACTTCGCTTACGTTCCTTGACCAGCGCGATCGCATCCTGAACCGTCGTTAAAGTTGCTTCAAGCACTACTGCTGCAATTTGTGGGTTCAACGGAATCGGGGCGATCGCCGCTTCAACTTGAATTAAAATTTCGCGCTGCTCACCGCTCGCGGAAAAATGGTCTATTTCGGCATCTTGAACTAAGTTAATTGACCCTGCATTTAGATCTAAACCTTTTAGAGGCTCTATATCTAAGGTTTTTTCCTGATCCTCAAACTCTTTGTTATTTTGATTTTTATTTTTTACAGCAGCAGGGAGGGTGGAGGGTCTGTCTGTTGTCTCTAATATTTCTCTATAAGAGAGTACGGAGCTGCAAGGGTTTGAGGCCCCTATTTTGGACATTTCCATCCCAACTTGGACATTTTGATCCAGTT
Above is a genomic segment from Trichocoleus sp. FACHB-46 containing:
- a CDS encoding FG-GAP-like repeat-containing protein; its protein translation is MTKTFNFCSVAVLKYVALATVGVFSSVGLVLALSIPSLATTASDLDGDGKSDILWRHAVSGSVGAWLMNGLSRREAREIAVEPDQNWKVVGVGDLDGDGKSDVLWRHAVSGSVDGWLMNGFSRKSAGTILVEQDQNWKVVGVGDLDGDGKSDVLWRHAVSGSVGAWLMNGLSRREAREIAVEPDQNWKVVGVGDLDGDGKSDVLWRHAVSGSVDGWLMNGFSRKSAGTILVEQDQNWKVLPSRSDTGQIGLPFANNQTWYVCQGYQGYISHQSTFGLDLSVAKDFGTNSCYAADGNVNKSAGQPILAPAAGTISYINSDLVCLQIAPDRSLLIGHMDRRVSNGAVVTQNSLLGTVSQAADANGGFAHIHVEARKHPTCAPGTSVPLTSVNGFQFDGVENLPDLTERNDYFKKSLTKPY
- a CDS encoding tyrosine-type recombinase/integrase — encoded protein: MSPPTELSRQPNLTYRSREYLPPREVQRLLEAAGQRGRHPLRDRTLLLLMFRHGLRVGEACLLKWDAVMLEERCIAITRLKGSNSGVHRLQPDELEALVLLRELYSGSYALFVNERGAKLTTGAISKMMKRSGELADLPLPVHPHMLRHSCGYFMDSLPIKS
- a CDS encoding tyrosine-type recombinase/integrase, which codes for MAEQGLPTRDIQEYLGHKNIQHTVRYTAANPARFDRIVWT
- a CDS encoding P-loop NTPase fold protein, translated to MRRFWPSFFRKAPQQQSNQKPAVENRGRSNDLYITDSPVSRPEQDRFNRWSFSERVAQTITSRSDPSSIVIGIYGPWGDGKTTVLNFIEQYLQGNSNIICVKFNPWRFTDETSLIKGFFQDLAKAIGKSISSDSEKIGEWLDKYSIALTSFNVTFAGAVQVNAGQGFQGLGKSLSSVDLQDLKQRVELHLKNERKRVVILMDDIDRLDKNEIQTVFKLVKLSADFDYTAYILAFDEAMVAAALSEKYGSGDIKAGRNFLEKIIQVPLNLPKADRVALLEYCIEGIQEVLSDLNIQISEEQFRYYFLKKFVDGLEIQLKTPRMVKRYINALAFSLPILKGEVNLLDLMLVEGMRIFYPALYEIVRNNSDIFAGSPFSYYNNQEFQQRTLNLIDVGTQGLNTDEAMSAKDLLKALFPHMNRSGVLGNVDYISSWKEEYDREQRVASIHYFSRFFSYSVSSNDVSDQEIAAFLSQIENNSIEEIVTNIRRIIGDRRANAFILKARDKSKQLSSLASQKLALAISMIGDVFSGDRDLIISSFSKVGMVVNELVKNIDVHEIRLDVAKKIISQASPIEFALECFYWLTPSKQSGEEDSAFSVEQRHVLAKFLIQEIIKLSCNAPIYIKFPEDARTIIYVWEHWVSIEEASQYLIKTLDQDPQNSVELLKCYVPTKWSSAFYGARKGDFERSQYDDLSKLVDPSFIYELIYSVYGAVLDNPKYDSNESQRSFDEKVVNQFAYIHQAVLKSKDR